Proteins from one Deinococcus sedimenti genomic window:
- a CDS encoding sensor histidine kinase KdpD — translation MPGAARPVRGRHRVFVGMAAGVGKTTRALNELRDRLERGEDALIGVLETHGRAFTQAAADGLPVFPRLEVVRGGVTLGELDVAGLIARRPDVVLVDELAHSNAPGSGREKRWMDVEALLDAGVNVLSTVNVQHLESLHDTVARLTGVRVRERIPDAVLGGADELVLVDLTPADLRERVRSGAVYGAERAEHALSNFFTLPNLTALRELALRQVAHVVEQGASGLSAGLGVQERVVVAVAAEESGARLIRRGGQLAQRLHADLQVVTVRAERISAERARLLDTFRAVTVALGGEFIVLDPAGGVAATLIRHVQAAQATHVVLGESSRSRWEEFLRGDIIRSVLRQTRNVDVYVITRE, via the coding sequence ATGCCCGGCGCCGCCCGCCCCGTGCGGGGTCGGCACCGGGTGTTCGTGGGCATGGCGGCGGGGGTCGGGAAGACCACCCGCGCGCTGAACGAACTGCGCGACCGCCTGGAGCGCGGCGAGGACGCCCTGATCGGCGTGCTGGAAACGCACGGGCGGGCGTTCACGCAGGCGGCCGCCGATGGTCTGCCGGTCTTCCCGCGGCTGGAGGTGGTGCGGGGCGGCGTGACGCTGGGTGAACTGGACGTGGCGGGCCTGATCGCGCGCCGTCCGGACGTGGTGCTCGTGGATGAACTGGCGCACTCGAACGCGCCGGGCAGCGGGCGGGAGAAACGCTGGATGGACGTCGAGGCGCTGCTGGACGCGGGCGTGAACGTGCTGTCCACCGTGAACGTGCAGCACCTGGAGTCCCTGCACGACACGGTGGCGCGCCTGACCGGCGTGCGCGTCCGCGAGCGCATCCCGGACGCCGTGCTGGGCGGCGCGGACGAACTGGTGCTCGTGGACCTGACGCCCGCCGACCTGCGCGAGCGGGTGCGGTCCGGCGCGGTGTACGGCGCGGAGCGGGCCGAGCACGCCCTGTCGAACTTCTTCACGCTGCCGAACCTGACGGCGCTGCGGGAACTGGCGCTGCGGCAGGTGGCGCACGTCGTCGAGCAGGGCGCGTCCGGACTGTCGGCAGGCCTGGGCGTGCAGGAGCGCGTGGTGGTCGCCGTGGCCGCCGAGGAGTCCGGCGCACGCCTGATCCGCCGGGGGGGGCAGCTCGCGCAGCGCCTGCACGCCGACCTGCAGGTCGTGACCGTGCGCGCCGAGCGCATCAGTGCCGAGCGGGCGCGGCTGCTGGATACCTTCCGCGCGGTCACGGTCGCGCTGGGCGGGGAGTTCATCGTGCTCGACCCGGCGGGCGGCGTGGCGGCCACCCTCATCCGGCACGTGCAGGCCGCGCAGGCCACGCACGTCGTGCTGGGCGAGAGCAGCCGCTCCCGATGGGAGGAATTCCTGCGGGGGGACATCATCCGCTCGGTGCTGCGGCAGACGCGCAACGTGGACGTGTACGTCATCACCCGCGAGTAG
- the kdpC gene encoding potassium-transporting ATPase subunit KdpC: MTLNDMPSPALPPSALSEPDFSDAPQPGWSAWLRFSALWLVLGGLAYPAVTTALGGALFPAQATGSLIREGGQVVGSALIGQPFTGDRYFIGRPSAAGNGYDPVNASGSNLAVSNPALRERVQAQAQAIAARENIPITQIPVDLLTASGSGLDPHVSPAGATVQVARVARARGLTDAQVQALVRDHTERGVLGLGQPGVNVLELNLALDRLGR; encoded by the coding sequence ATGACCCTGAACGACATGCCCTCCCCTGCCCTTCCTCCATCGGCCCTTTCTGAACCCGACTTTTCTGACGCGCCCCAGCCGGGGTGGAGTGCGTGGCTGCGCTTCTCGGCGCTGTGGCTGGTGCTGGGCGGCCTCGCGTACCCGGCGGTGACGACCGCGCTGGGCGGCGCGCTGTTTCCCGCGCAGGCGACCGGTTCCCTGATCCGCGAGGGGGGCCAGGTGGTCGGCTCGGCACTCATCGGGCAGCCCTTCACGGGGGACCGTTACTTCATCGGGCGGCCCAGCGCCGCCGGGAACGGCTACGACCCGGTGAACGCGTCGGGCAGCAACCTCGCCGTGAGCAACCCGGCGCTGCGGGAGCGCGTGCAGGCCCAGGCGCAGGCGATCGCGGCGCGGGAGAACATCCCCATCACGCAGATTCCGGTGGATCTGCTCACCGCGAGCGGCAGTGGCCTCGATCCGCACGTGTCCCCGGCGGGCGCGACGGTGCAGGTGGCGCGAGTGGCGCGCGCGCGCGGCCTGACGGACGCGCAGGTGCAGGCGCTGGTGCGGGACCACACCGAGCGGGGCGTGCTGGGCCTGGGGCAACCCGGCGTGAACGTGCTGGAACTGAACCTCGCCCTGGACCGGCTGGGACGGTGA
- the kdpB gene encoding potassium-transporting ATPase subunit KdpB, whose translation MTAVPQKTPKGGVFAPALMRAALRAAFVKLDPRFMVRSPVMFVVLLGGVLTLLLTVQAAASGQAWGYPAGVTVLLLFTVVFANFAEGLAEARGKAQAATLRSAREDTPARRVLDGREEVVPSTQLRRGDVIVVQAGEMIPGDGEVIEGLAAVDESAITGESAPVIREAGTDHSGVTGGTRVLSDRIVVRVTSQPGESFLDRMIALVEGASRQKTPNELALSILLAALTLVFLIVVATLLPLSRFAGATVDVVTLVALLVCLIPTTIGGLLPAIGIAGMDRALQANVIAKSGKAVEVAGDVDILLLDKTGTITVGDRQATRFLPLPGVSGEDLAGAAALASAADPTPEGKSIVTLARAQGVTPTTPADAEFVEFTAQTRMSGVDAGGVSIRKGAADRITRLARERGGSVPTELSPLVDEVARAGGTPLVVLRDERVLGVVALSDVVKPGMRERFEQLRRMGLRTVMITGDNPLTAEAIAREAGVDGFLAEATPEDKLAMIREEQRGGKLVAMMGDGTNDAPALAQADVGLAMQSGTQAAKEAANMIDLDSDPTKLIEVVEIGKGLLMTRGALTTFSIANDVAKYFAILPALFATQIPALAPLNVMDLRSPQSAILSAVIFNALVIPALIPVALRGVRYSPGSADALLARNLLIYGLGGVLVPFVGIKLIDVLLGLVGA comes from the coding sequence ATGACCGCTGTGCCGCAGAAAACCCCGAAGGGGGGCGTGTTCGCCCCGGCGTTGATGCGCGCCGCGCTGAGGGCCGCCTTCGTGAAACTCGATCCGCGCTTCATGGTGCGCAGCCCGGTGATGTTCGTGGTGCTGCTGGGCGGGGTGCTGACGCTGCTGCTGACCGTGCAGGCCGCCGCGAGCGGGCAGGCGTGGGGCTACCCGGCGGGCGTGACGGTCTTGCTGCTGTTCACGGTGGTGTTCGCGAACTTCGCCGAGGGGCTGGCCGAGGCGCGCGGGAAGGCGCAGGCCGCGACGCTCCGCTCGGCGCGCGAGGACACTCCGGCCCGCCGGGTGCTGGACGGCCGCGAGGAGGTCGTCCCGAGCACCCAGCTGCGGCGCGGGGACGTGATCGTGGTGCAGGCGGGCGAGATGATCCCCGGTGACGGCGAGGTCATCGAGGGGCTGGCGGCCGTGGACGAGAGTGCCATCACGGGTGAGAGCGCCCCGGTGATCCGCGAGGCGGGCACCGACCACAGCGGCGTGACGGGCGGGACGCGCGTGCTGTCCGACCGGATCGTGGTGCGGGTGACGTCGCAGCCCGGCGAGAGCTTCCTCGACCGCATGATCGCGCTCGTCGAGGGCGCCAGTCGCCAGAAGACCCCGAACGAACTGGCCCTGTCGATCCTGCTGGCGGCGCTGACGCTGGTGTTCCTGATCGTCGTGGCGACCCTGCTGCCCCTGTCGCGGTTTGCGGGGGCGACGGTGGACGTGGTGACGCTCGTGGCGCTCCTGGTGTGCCTGATTCCCACGACGATCGGCGGTCTGCTGCCCGCCATCGGCATCGCGGGGATGGACCGGGCCTTGCAGGCGAACGTGATCGCCAAGAGCGGCAAGGCGGTCGAGGTGGCCGGGGACGTGGACATCCTGCTGCTGGACAAGACCGGCACGATCACTGTCGGGGACCGTCAGGCGACGCGCTTCCTGCCGCTGCCCGGCGTGAGCGGCGAGGACCTGGCGGGTGCGGCGGCGCTGGCCTCGGCGGCGGACCCCACCCCGGAAGGCAAGAGCATCGTGACGCTGGCCCGCGCGCAGGGCGTGACGCCCACCACCCCGGCGGACGCGGAGTTCGTGGAATTCACCGCGCAGACCCGCATGAGCGGCGTGGACGCGGGCGGCGTGAGCATCCGCAAGGGCGCCGCCGACCGCATCACCCGCCTGGCCCGCGAGCGGGGCGGCAGCGTCCCCACCGAACTGTCCCCGCTGGTGGACGAGGTGGCCCGCGCGGGCGGCACGCCCCTCGTGGTGCTCCGGGACGAGCGGGTGCTGGGCGTGGTGGCCCTGTCGGACGTGGTGAAGCCCGGCATGCGGGAACGCTTCGAGCAGCTGCGCCGCATGGGCCTGCGCACCGTGATGATCACCGGGGACAACCCCCTGACCGCCGAGGCGATCGCCCGCGAGGCCGGGGTGGACGGCTTCCTGGCCGAGGCGACGCCCGAGGACAAGCTCGCCATGATCCGCGAGGAGCAGCGCGGCGGGAAGCTGGTCGCCATGATGGGCGACGGCACGAACGACGCCCCGGCCCTGGCGCAGGCGGACGTGGGCCTCGCCATGCAGAGCGGCACGCAGGCGGCCAAGGAAGCGGCGAACATGATCGACCTGGACTCCGACCCCACCAAGCTGATCGAGGTCGTCGAGATCGGCAAGGGCCTGCTGATGACGCGCGGCGCACTGACGACCTTCTCCATCGCGAACGACGTCGCCAAGTACTTCGCGATCCTCCCCGCGCTGTTCGCCACGCAGATTCCCGCGCTGGCCCCGCTGAACGTGATGGACCTGCGCAGCCCGCAGAGCGCGATCCTGTCCGCCGTGATCTTCAACGCGCTGGTCATCCCGGCGCTGATTCCGGTGGCGCTGCGCGGCGTGCGCTACTCGCCCGGCAGTGCGGACGCGCTGCTGGCCCGCAACCTGCTGATCTACGGGCTGGGCGGCGTGCTCGTGCCGTTCGTGGGCATCAAGCTCATCGACGTGCTCCTCGGACTGGTTGGCGCCTAA